The following proteins are co-located in the Bradyrhizobium sp. AZCC 2176 genome:
- a CDS encoding branched-chain amino acid ABC transporter permease, producing MKSQLNVRNVVVALVALGLTLLPVYSALTGNIFILTLFTRIVIFALAAASLNLIMGYGGMMSFGHAAYLGIGGYAVGILAYEGIGSGFIQWPVALAASALYALVIGALSLRTRGVYFIMITLAFAQMAYYVTSGLSRYGGDDGLTIYKRSTFGGLIDLSNRVQFYYLCLACLFGGVYLIWRIINSRFGMVVQGVRSNEQRMQAIGFHANRYRLVCFVISGTICGLAGALLANNTDFISPAGMYWTRSGELMVMVVFGGMGSLFGPVLGTIVFLLLEEVLSQFTEYWALIMGPLLLLIVLFARGGIMGVLGRFSRG from the coding sequence ATGAAATCTCAGCTCAACGTCCGCAACGTCGTCGTGGCGCTCGTCGCACTTGGCCTCACGCTGCTGCCGGTCTATTCCGCGCTGACCGGCAACATCTTTATCCTGACGCTGTTCACCCGCATCGTCATCTTTGCGCTCGCCGCCGCCAGCCTCAACCTCATCATGGGCTATGGCGGCATGATGAGTTTTGGTCATGCCGCCTATCTCGGCATCGGCGGCTATGCGGTGGGCATCCTGGCCTATGAAGGCATCGGCTCCGGCTTCATCCAGTGGCCGGTGGCGCTGGCGGCGTCGGCGCTGTATGCGCTCGTGATCGGCGCGCTGTCGCTCCGCACCCGCGGCGTCTATTTCATCATGATCACGCTCGCCTTCGCGCAGATGGCCTACTACGTCACCTCGGGGTTGTCGCGCTATGGCGGTGACGACGGCCTCACGATCTACAAGCGCAGCACTTTCGGCGGCCTGATCGACCTGTCGAACCGCGTGCAGTTCTACTACCTTTGCCTCGCCTGCCTGTTCGGCGGCGTCTATTTGATCTGGCGTATCATCAATTCGCGCTTCGGCATGGTGGTGCAGGGTGTCCGTTCCAACGAGCAGCGCATGCAGGCGATCGGCTTTCATGCCAACAGATATCGTCTCGTCTGTTTCGTCATCTCCGGCACGATCTGCGGCCTCGCCGGCGCACTGCTCGCCAACAATACCGACTTCATCAGCCCGGCCGGGATGTACTGGACCCGCTCTGGCGAACTCATGGTGATGGTGGTCTTCGGCGGCATGGGCTCGCTGTTCGGCCCTGTCCTGGGCACCATCGTATTCCTCCTGCTGGAAGAAGTCCTGTCGCAATTCACCGAATACTGGGCGCTGATCATGGGCCCGCTGTTGCTGCTGATCGTGCTGTTCGCGCGTGGCGGCATCATGGGCGTACTCGGGAGGTTTAGCCGTGGTTGA
- a CDS encoding ABC transporter ATP-binding protein, producing MLRVENLVRSFGGIKATDNLSLDVAPGELHAIIGPNGAGKTTLISQLTGQLMPNSGAIHFAGRDVTWLPSYQRSRLGLARSFQITCLLPDFTAADNVALAAQAHDGHSFRFWGAARKERHLRDAAQAALTRVGLAKRADVPVSELSHGEQRELELAVALATKPQLLLLDEPMAGLGVTESARMVALLKELRKEVTIVLVEHDMEAVFALADRITVLVYGRVIASGNPDAIRSNEEVKRAYLGDQHVVVGHG from the coding sequence TTGCTCCGCGTTGAAAACCTGGTCCGCAGCTTTGGTGGCATCAAAGCCACTGACAATCTTTCGCTCGACGTTGCCCCGGGCGAACTGCACGCCATCATCGGCCCGAACGGCGCCGGCAAGACCACGCTGATCAGCCAGTTGACCGGGCAGTTGATGCCGAATTCCGGCGCCATTCATTTCGCCGGCCGCGACGTCACGTGGCTGCCGTCCTATCAGCGCAGCCGGCTCGGCCTGGCGCGCTCGTTCCAGATCACCTGCCTGCTGCCGGATTTCACCGCGGCGGATAATGTCGCGCTCGCCGCGCAAGCCCATGACGGCCACTCGTTCCGCTTCTGGGGCGCGGCGCGCAAGGAGAGGCATCTGCGCGACGCGGCACAGGCGGCGCTGACGCGGGTCGGGCTCGCAAAACGCGCCGACGTGCCGGTGTCCGAGCTGAGCCACGGCGAGCAGCGCGAACTGGAGCTCGCGGTAGCGCTCGCGACAAAACCGCAACTGCTGCTGCTCGACGAGCCGATGGCCGGCCTCGGCGTCACCGAATCCGCGCGCATGGTGGCGCTGTTGAAGGAGCTGCGGAAGGAAGTGACGATCGTGCTGGTCGAGCACGACATGGAAGCGGTGTTCGCACTCGCCGACCGCATCACGGTGCTGGTTTATGGCCGCGTCATCGCCTCCGGCAATCCCGACGCGATCCGGAGCAATGAGGAAGTGAAGCGCGCCTATCTCGGCGACCAGCATGTGGTGGTCGGTCATGGCTGA
- a CDS encoding IclR family transcriptional regulator domain-containing protein: protein MPKLKRVGDADNRGATDFIESLDRGLRVLEVFGGSRQPMTLSDLAKAAELPRATARRILFTLERAGFVATDGKLFRLMPRVLVLASSYLASNHVVSVLQPALDRLSGEAQEISSMAILDGNDVVFIARASPTRIFSAGIDIGYRLPAFCTSVGRVLLSRLPDDELAAALDKMDLAPLTPFTVTDKKRLLKTIIADRAQGYSLVDREAEPGFRSISVPVRRYDGGIVAAINMGAHVDRVSSAEMVERFLPQLREAAASVKSMLV, encoded by the coding sequence ATGCCGAAGCTTAAGCGCGTGGGGGACGCAGACAACCGCGGCGCGACCGATTTCATCGAAAGCCTCGATCGCGGATTGCGCGTGCTGGAGGTGTTCGGCGGCAGCCGGCAGCCCATGACGTTGAGCGACCTTGCCAAGGCCGCCGAGTTGCCGCGCGCGACCGCGCGGCGGATTCTCTTCACGCTCGAACGCGCCGGCTTCGTCGCTACCGACGGCAAGCTGTTCCGGCTGATGCCGCGCGTGCTGGTGCTGGCCTCGAGCTATCTCGCTTCCAACCATGTCGTCTCGGTGCTGCAGCCCGCGCTCGACCGGCTGTCAGGCGAGGCACAGGAAATTTCGTCGATGGCGATCCTCGACGGCAACGACGTCGTCTTCATCGCCCGCGCCAGCCCGACGCGGATATTTTCCGCAGGGATCGATATCGGCTACCGTCTGCCGGCGTTCTGCACCTCGGTCGGCCGTGTCCTGCTGTCGCGGCTGCCCGACGACGAACTGGCCGCGGCGCTCGATAAAATGGACCTCGCGCCACTGACGCCGTTCACCGTGACCGACAAAAAGCGGCTGCTGAAGACGATCATCGCCGATCGCGCCCAAGGCTATTCGCTGGTCGATCGCGAAGCCGAGCCGGGTTTCCGCTCGATCTCCGTGCCGGTCCGCCGCTATGACGGCGGAATCGTCGCCGCCATCAACATGGGCGCGCATGTCGACCGCGTGTCATCAGCCGAAATGGTCGAACGCTTCCTGCCGCAATTGCGCGAGGCGGCGGCCTCGGTCAAATCAATGCTGGTGTGA
- a CDS encoding benzoate-CoA ligase family protein, with the protein MSGSYNAVTWLLDRNVDEGRGAKLAFTDTVAELTYGDLQRQSRRVANMLRRLGARREERVAMIMLDTVDFPAVFLGAIRAGIVPVPLNTLLTSEQYAYVLADCRARVLFVSEALLPVVKDVVGRLPDLEHVVVSGKDAHGHKKLSDELARESETFATAATHPDEPAFWLYSSGSTGSPKGVRHLHSNLAATADTYARQVLGIRESDVCLSAAKLFFAYGLGNALTFPMSVGATTVLHSERPTPAAMFALMNKYNPTIFYGVPTLFAAMLNDETVKDARAGNRLRICTSAGEALPESVGNAWKARFGVDILDGVGSTELLHIFLSNAPGDIKYGCSGRPVPGYKVRLVNEAGADVPDGEVGELLVDAPSAGEGYWNQRAKSRSTFEGHWTRTGDKYIRDADGRYTFCGRSDDMFKVSGIWVSPFEVESALITHPAVLEAAVVPEADPEGLLKPKAFVVLRAGARTDDLHEALKEHVKQKIGPWKYPRWIDVVDNLPKTATGKIQRFKLREHN; encoded by the coding sequence ATGTCCGGTTCGTACAATGCGGTGACCTGGCTGCTCGATCGCAATGTCGACGAGGGCCGCGGGGCCAAGCTCGCCTTCACCGATACCGTCGCTGAACTTACCTACGGCGATCTGCAGCGGCAAAGCCGCCGGGTGGCCAACATGCTGCGCCGTCTCGGCGCTCGCCGCGAAGAGCGCGTGGCGATGATCATGCTCGACACCGTCGACTTTCCTGCCGTGTTTCTCGGCGCGATCCGGGCCGGCATCGTGCCGGTGCCGCTCAACACGCTGCTGACCTCGGAGCAATACGCCTATGTGCTGGCAGATTGCCGCGCGCGCGTGCTGTTCGTTTCCGAGGCGCTGCTGCCTGTGGTGAAGGACGTGGTCGGGCGGCTGCCCGATCTCGAGCATGTCGTCGTGTCGGGCAAGGACGCGCACGGTCACAAGAAACTTTCCGACGAGTTGGCGCGCGAGAGCGAGACATTCGCGACCGCCGCGACGCATCCCGATGAGCCTGCGTTCTGGCTCTATTCATCCGGCTCGACCGGGAGCCCTAAGGGCGTGCGCCATCTGCATTCCAATCTCGCGGCGACGGCGGATACCTACGCCAGACAGGTGCTCGGTATTCGCGAAAGCGATGTCTGCCTTTCGGCGGCAAAGCTGTTCTTCGCCTATGGCCTCGGCAATGCGCTGACGTTTCCGATGTCGGTCGGCGCTACCACGGTCCTGCACAGCGAGCGGCCGACGCCGGCGGCGATGTTCGCGCTGATGAACAAGTATAACCCGACCATCTTCTACGGCGTGCCGACGCTGTTCGCCGCGATGCTCAACGATGAGACGGTGAAGGATGCCCGCGCCGGCAATCGTTTGCGCATCTGCACCTCGGCGGGCGAGGCGCTGCCGGAATCGGTCGGCAACGCCTGGAAGGCGCGCTTCGGCGTCGACATTCTCGACGGCGTCGGCTCCACCGAGTTGTTGCACATCTTCCTTTCCAACGCGCCCGGCGACATCAAATACGGCTGCTCCGGCCGTCCGGTGCCGGGCTACAAGGTGCGGCTGGTCAATGAGGCCGGCGCTGACGTACCCGACGGCGAGGTCGGCGAATTGCTGGTAGACGCGCCCTCGGCCGGCGAAGGCTACTGGAATCAGCGCGCCAAGAGCCGTTCGACCTTCGAAGGCCACTGGACCCGCACCGGCGACAAATATATCCGCGACGCCGACGGCCGTTACACCTTCTGCGGCCGCAGCGACGATATGTTCAAGGTCTCCGGCATCTGGGTCTCGCCGTTCGAGGTCGAGAGCGCGCTGATCACCCACCCCGCGGTGCTGGAGGCCGCCGTCGTGCCCGAAGCCGACCCCGAAGGGCTGTTGAAGCCGAAAGCCTTCGTCGTGCTGCGCGCCGGCGCCAGGACCGATGACCTGCATGAGGCGCTGAAGGAGCACGTCAAGCAGAAGATCGGCCCGTGGAAATATCCGCGCTGGATCGACGTGGTGGATAATCTGCCGAAGACGGCGACGGGTAAGATTCAGCGGTTCAAGCTGCGGGAACATAATTGA
- a CDS encoding ABC transporter ATP-binding protein: MAETLLEIDGIETCYGLSQVLFGLSLKVQSGEMVALMGRNGMGKTTTIRSIMGMTPARAGKVRFAGEEVRSLPSYKIAKLGIGLVPEGRQIFPNLTVYENLVAASGNRAGNPDPWTIEKIHALFPRLAERGNNMGVTLSGGEQQMLAIGRALMTNPKLLILDEATEGLAPLIREEIWNCLSMLKGRGQSVLVIDKNVANLSRIADRHYIIERGRTVWTGTSEQLIAEPDLQHRYLGI, translated from the coding sequence ATGGCTGAAACCCTGCTGGAAATCGACGGCATCGAAACCTGCTACGGCCTCAGCCAGGTGCTGTTCGGGCTTTCGTTGAAGGTCCAGTCGGGCGAGATGGTCGCCCTTATGGGCCGCAACGGCATGGGCAAGACCACGACCATCCGCTCCATCATGGGCATGACGCCGGCCCGCGCGGGCAAGGTCCGCTTCGCCGGCGAGGAAGTGCGCAGCCTGCCGTCCTACAAGATTGCAAAGCTCGGCATTGGCCTGGTGCCGGAAGGCCGCCAGATCTTTCCGAATCTGACGGTGTACGAAAACCTGGTGGCGGCCTCGGGCAACCGCGCCGGCAATCCCGATCCCTGGACCATCGAAAAAATCCACGCGCTGTTTCCGCGGCTCGCCGAGCGCGGCAACAACATGGGTGTCACCCTGTCCGGCGGCGAGCAGCAGATGCTGGCGATCGGCCGCGCGCTGATGACCAATCCGAAACTCCTGATCCTCGACGAAGCCACCGAAGGCCTTGCGCCCTTGATCCGCGAGGAAATCTGGAACTGCCTGTCGATGCTGAAGGGCCGTGGCCAATCCGTGCTCGTCATCGACAAGAACGTCGCCAACCTCTCCCGCATCGCCGACCGCCACTACATCATCGAGCGCGGGCGGACGGTATGGACGGGCACCAGCGAGCAGTTGATCGCAGAGCCGGACCTGCAGCATAGGTATTTGGGGATTTGA
- a CDS encoding glutamine synthetase family protein, with amino-acid sequence MSFVARHGLWSKEQQEAASRLRKIVEEKNLEVIRLSFPDQHGILRGKTLVAGEAIASLESGCSITTTMLAKDTSHKTVFPVFTAGGGFGMKEMEGAADVLMVADPTTFRVLPWAPTTGWLLCDLHFSDGRPVPFATRHLYRKVLGQLESRGYDFVAGLEVEFHLFKLEDEHMAPEDAGQPGRPPSVSLLSHGYQYLTEQRYDQMEPALEIIRRDVLALGLPLRSVEVEFGPSQCEFTFQPSKGLAPADNMVLFRSAVKQIARRHGYHATFMCRPKLPNVFASGWHLHQSLVSRASGTNAFMTKAAGEALSEFGQAYLAGLLEHARASTVFTTPTINGYKRYRSYSLAPDRAIWGRDNRGVMIRVLGGPGDAATRLENRIGEPAANPYLYMASQILSGLDGVDRKLDPGPSADTPYETKAAPLPKSLREAVFALQDDPFFRQALGAEFVDYYVHIKNAEIERFQAEVSDWEHREYFEMF; translated from the coding sequence TTGAGTTTCGTCGCACGTCACGGTCTTTGGTCGAAGGAACAGCAGGAAGCCGCCAGCCGCCTTCGCAAGATCGTCGAAGAGAAAAATCTCGAAGTCATCAGGCTGTCGTTTCCCGATCAGCACGGCATTTTGCGCGGCAAGACGCTGGTGGCCGGCGAAGCGATCGCCTCGCTGGAAAGCGGCTGCTCCATCACTACCACGATGCTCGCCAAGGACACCTCGCACAAGACGGTGTTTCCGGTGTTCACGGCCGGCGGCGGCTTTGGCATGAAGGAGATGGAGGGCGCTGCCGACGTGTTGATGGTGGCGGATCCAACCACCTTTCGCGTGCTGCCCTGGGCGCCGACCACGGGATGGCTGCTGTGCGACCTCCATTTCAGCGACGGCCGCCCGGTGCCGTTCGCCACGCGCCATCTCTATCGCAAGGTGCTCGGTCAACTGGAAAGCCGCGGTTACGATTTCGTCGCGGGGCTCGAAGTCGAATTCCACCTCTTCAAGCTCGAAGACGAGCATATGGCCCCTGAAGATGCCGGCCAGCCCGGGCGGCCTCCGTCCGTCAGCCTGCTGTCGCACGGCTATCAGTACCTGACCGAGCAGCGCTACGACCAGATGGAGCCGGCGCTCGAAATCATCCGCCGCGACGTGCTGGCGCTCGGCTTGCCGCTGCGGTCGGTCGAGGTCGAGTTCGGCCCGAGCCAGTGCGAATTCACTTTCCAGCCCAGCAAAGGTCTCGCCCCTGCTGACAACATGGTGCTGTTTCGCTCGGCCGTAAAACAGATCGCCCGCCGCCACGGCTATCACGCCACCTTCATGTGCCGGCCGAAACTGCCGAATGTATTCGCCTCCGGCTGGCACCTGCATCAATCGCTGGTGTCGCGCGCAAGCGGCACGAATGCCTTCATGACGAAAGCGGCCGGCGAAGCGCTGAGCGAGTTCGGGCAAGCCTATCTCGCCGGGCTGCTGGAGCACGCCCGCGCGTCGACCGTGTTCACGACGCCGACCATCAACGGCTACAAGCGCTACCGCTCCTACTCGCTGGCGCCGGACCGCGCGATCTGGGGCCGCGACAACCGCGGCGTCATGATCCGCGTGCTCGGCGGCCCGGGCGATGCCGCCACCCGACTGGAAAACAGGATCGGCGAGCCGGCGGCCAATCCCTACCTCTACATGGCCTCGCAGATTCTCTCAGGGCTGGATGGCGTCGATCGCAAGCTCGATCCGGGGCCATCGGCCGATACGCCTTACGAGACCAAGGCGGCGCCATTGCCGAAGAGCCTGCGCGAGGCGGTGTTTGCGCTGCAGGATGATCCGTTCTTCCGGCAGGCGCTGGGCGCAGAGTTCGTGGACTACTACGTCCACATCAAGAACGCCGAGATCGAGCGGTTTCAGGCCGAGGTGTCGGACTGGGAGCACCGCGAATATTTCGAGATGTTTTGA
- a CDS encoding aromatic ring-hydroxylating dioxygenase subunit alpha produces MMSQEANDLITRTGRKDPCGKLMRMYWQPAALVDELQGSRAVRPVKLLGENLVLFRDEEGRYGLIDRHCAHRGADLAFGRLENGGLRCAFHGWLFDVSGQCLETPAEPKDSKLCQGIKQRAYPVVEKSGILWAYLGEGEPPAFPEIDCFVAPDSHTFAFKGHINCNWLQALEVGIDPAHASFLHRFFEDEDTSTAYGKQFRGASAGSDMPMTRILREYDNPIINVEHTEYGLRLIALREIDEERTHVRVTNQLFPHGFVIPMSQEMTITQWHVPVDDENCYWYAIFTSYTAPVDKKKMRDQRLELYELPDYKSRKNKSNDYGFDPHEQATETYTGMGNDINVHDQWAVESMGAIQDRTNEHLGTSDKAIVQYRRLLRQEIEKVVGGEKPFMFLDAAHARSIQGPATMDGIGPTRGWEIYWMEVDVKRRRGAPWAAPVPGEIAGKVTHLTAAE; encoded by the coding sequence ATGATGAGCCAGGAAGCGAACGACCTGATTACCCGCACCGGCCGCAAGGACCCCTGCGGCAAGCTGATGCGGATGTATTGGCAGCCGGCGGCGCTGGTCGACGAGTTGCAGGGATCTCGCGCGGTTCGACCGGTGAAACTGCTCGGCGAGAACCTCGTGCTGTTTCGCGACGAGGAAGGCCGCTACGGCCTGATCGACCGCCACTGCGCCCATCGCGGCGCCGACCTCGCCTTCGGCCGTCTCGAGAATGGCGGGCTGCGTTGCGCCTTCCATGGCTGGCTGTTCGATGTATCAGGCCAATGCCTGGAAACGCCCGCGGAGCCGAAGGACTCAAAACTGTGCCAGGGCATCAAGCAGCGCGCCTATCCCGTGGTCGAGAAGAGCGGCATCCTCTGGGCATATCTGGGCGAAGGCGAGCCGCCGGCATTTCCGGAAATCGACTGTTTCGTCGCCCCCGACAGCCATACGTTTGCTTTCAAGGGCCACATCAATTGCAATTGGCTGCAGGCGCTCGAGGTCGGCATCGATCCGGCGCACGCCTCCTTCCTGCATCGCTTCTTCGAGGATGAGGATACCTCGACCGCCTATGGCAAGCAGTTCCGCGGTGCTTCCGCCGGAAGCGACATGCCGATGACCAGGATTTTGCGCGAATACGACAACCCGATCATCAATGTCGAGCACACCGAATACGGGCTGCGCCTCATTGCGCTGCGCGAGATCGACGAGGAGCGCACCCATGTGCGCGTCACCAACCAGCTCTTCCCGCACGGCTTCGTCATCCCGATGAGCCAGGAGATGACGATCACGCAGTGGCATGTGCCGGTCGATGACGAGAACTGCTACTGGTACGCGATCTTCACCAGCTACACGGCGCCGGTCGACAAGAAGAAGATGCGCGACCAGCGCCTCGAATTGTACGAGCTGCCGGACTACAAATCGCGCAAGAACAAGAGCAACGATTACGGTTTCGATCCGCACGAACAGGCGACCGAGACCTATACCGGCATGGGCAACGACATCAACGTCCACGACCAGTGGGCGGTGGAATCGATGGGTGCGATCCAGGACCGCACCAACGAGCATCTCGGCACCTCGGACAAAGCGATCGTGCAGTATCGCCGCCTGCTGCGGCAGGAGATCGAAAAGGTTGTCGGCGGCGAGAAGCCGTTCATGTTCCTGGACGCCGCGCATGCCCGCAGCATCCAGGGCCCGGCGACCATGGACGGCATCGGGCCAACGCGCGGCTGGGAAATCTACTGGATGGAAGTCGACGTCAAGCGCCGCCGCGGGGCACCGTGGGCGGCGCCGGTGCCGGGCGAGATCGCCGGCAAGGTTACGCACCTGACGGCGGCGGAGTGA
- a CDS encoding helix-turn-helix transcriptional regulator has protein sequence MTEASDPETGFLEQLGQRVRTMRALRGMSRKVLAKVSGISERYIAQLESGKGNVSIVLLRRVSNAMGAHLEDLIPSAEPAPDWAVIRDLLRKATPAQIAQAKEALAGGGMSAQRRISFAGIALIGLRGAGKSTLGRMLAKKIGWKFVELNKEVEAQNGLSVAEIIALYGQEGFRRMEQAALSQLLARKELMVLATGGGIVSEPLTFDLILSSFYTIWLKAEPEEHMARVRSQGDLRPMADDRSAMAELRNILVSREPLYARASAVVDTAGLSVDAAAARLSDAVAPVLHDKHAFGLRTAVS, from the coding sequence ATGACCGAGGCCAGCGACCCCGAAACCGGCTTTCTCGAGCAGCTCGGCCAGCGTGTGCGCACCATGCGCGCCCTTCGTGGCATGTCGCGCAAAGTGCTCGCGAAAGTGTCGGGAATTTCCGAGCGCTATATCGCGCAACTCGAAAGCGGCAAGGGCAATGTCTCGATCGTGCTGCTGCGGCGCGTGTCGAACGCAATGGGTGCGCATCTCGAAGACCTGATTCCTTCCGCCGAGCCGGCGCCCGATTGGGCGGTCATCCGCGATCTCCTGCGCAAGGCGACGCCGGCCCAGATCGCGCAGGCCAAGGAGGCGCTCGCCGGCGGCGGCATGTCGGCACAGCGGCGGATCTCGTTCGCCGGCATCGCCCTGATCGGCCTGCGCGGCGCCGGCAAATCCACCCTCGGCAGGATGCTGGCGAAGAAGATCGGCTGGAAGTTCGTCGAGCTCAACAAGGAGGTCGAGGCGCAGAACGGATTATCCGTCGCCGAGATCATCGCGCTCTACGGCCAGGAAGGCTTTCGCCGCATGGAGCAGGCGGCGCTTTCGCAGTTGCTGGCGCGGAAGGAGCTGATGGTGCTGGCGACCGGCGGCGGCATCGTCTCCGAGCCGTTGACGTTCGACCTGATCCTGTCGTCGTTCTACACCATCTGGCTCAAGGCCGAGCCGGAAGAACACATGGCGCGCGTCCGCAGCCAGGGCGATTTGCGCCCGATGGCGGATGATCGCTCCGCGATGGCCGAGCTGCGCAACATCCTGGTCAGCCGCGAGCCGCTTTATGCGCGGGCTTCCGCCGTGGTCGATACCGCAGGGCTTTCCGTCGACGCCGCGGCGGCGCGGCTGAGCGATGCCGTGGCGCCGGTGCTGCACGACAAGCACGCATTCGGCCTGCGTACCGCGGTGTCGTAA
- a CDS encoding DUF309 domain-containing protein, whose product MCPANPRNPAPITKRWRRSQLWCRRASAATCAARNPALRYGLALNDRGYFWEAQEILEAVWAAAPQGGRERILLRACILIATANLRLRMQKAHVATRLFGEALGEFEALGMRSAGGDGFADSFPVAALAARIKAKLALPMLTKADWVAFGAAART is encoded by the coding sequence ATGTGCCCGGCGAATCCGAGAAATCCAGCGCCGATTACGAAACGCTGGCGCAGATCACAGCTCTGGTGCCGCCGCGCTTCGGCGGCTACGTGCGCGGCGCGCAATCCGGCGCTGCGCTACGGCCTCGCGCTCAACGATCGCGGCTACTTCTGGGAGGCGCAGGAGATCCTGGAGGCGGTGTGGGCGGCTGCGCCGCAGGGCGGCCGCGAGCGGATCCTGCTGCGCGCCTGTATCCTGATCGCGACCGCGAATTTGCGGCTGCGCATGCAGAAGGCGCACGTGGCGACGCGCCTGTTCGGCGAAGCGCTCGGCGAGTTCGAAGCGTTAGGCATGCGCAGTGCCGGCGGCGACGGGTTTGCCGACAGCTTTCCGGTCGCGGCGCTGGCAGCGCGGATCAAGGCCAAATTGGCCCTGCCGATGCTCACCAAGGCCGATTGGGTGGCATTCGGAGCGGCCGCCCGAACATGA
- a CDS encoding alpha/beta fold hydrolase → MTTLSPSGFLTVGASHLEYRMIGPSPESAPVIVMLHEGLGSTKLWGDFPDQLQAATGVGVFVYSRAGYGGSTPVKLPRPLDYMHVEALDVLPKLLDKIGFRRGLLLGHSDGASIAAIYTGSHQDHRVQGLALIAPHFIVEDVSVASIAQIRNAYETTNLKGKLSRWHRDVDNAFYGWNGAWLDPDFRKWDISEYLAYIRVPVAILQGVDDQYGTMRQVEIAQQECYCPVDVTVIPGAGHQPHREAPGLTLDAISEFANAVLHADDGSQGPAA, encoded by the coding sequence ATGACTACCCTTTCCCCCTCGGGCTTCCTTACCGTCGGCGCCTCGCATCTCGAATACCGCATGATCGGCCCGTCGCCCGAGAGCGCGCCTGTTATCGTGATGCTGCATGAAGGCCTTGGATCGACCAAGCTGTGGGGCGACTTTCCGGATCAGCTTCAGGCCGCGACCGGCGTGGGCGTGTTCGTCTATTCACGCGCGGGCTACGGCGGATCGACGCCGGTGAAACTGCCGCGGCCGCTCGACTACATGCATGTCGAGGCGCTCGACGTGCTGCCAAAGCTGCTCGACAAGATCGGCTTTCGCCGCGGTCTCCTGCTCGGGCATTCCGATGGCGCCTCGATCGCGGCGATCTATACAGGCTCGCATCAGGATCACCGCGTGCAGGGCCTTGCGCTGATCGCCCCGCATTTCATCGTCGAGGACGTTTCCGTCGCCTCGATTGCGCAGATCAGGAACGCCTACGAGACCACGAACCTGAAGGGGAAGCTGTCGCGCTGGCACAGGGATGTCGACAACGCCTTCTATGGCTGGAATGGCGCCTGGCTCGATCCTGATTTCCGCAAATGGGATATTTCCGAATACCTCGCCTATATCCGCGTACCGGTGGCGATCCTGCAAGGTGTGGACGACCAGTATGGGACCATGCGGCAGGTCGAGATCGCGCAGCAAGAGTGCTATTGTCCGGTCGATGTGACCGTCATCCCGGGAGCGGGACATCAGCCGCATCGCGAAGCGCCGGGGCTGACGCTCGATGCGATTTCGGAATTCGCAAACGCGGTGTTGCACGCCGATGACGGTTCGCAGGGACCGGCCGCGTAA